Proteins encoded in a region of the Tumebacillus sp. BK434 genome:
- a CDS encoding YciI family protein has protein sequence MSPRSAYLYQLRPSRPDLPETLTPAEQAVIGDHFAYLQRLLAADQLVIAGRTQDYDPLGLCIFYADSPEQAQEIANNDPAVVKGVMTVTVRPYGIALLKGRD, from the coding sequence ATGTCCCCGCGTTCCGCTTATCTGTACCAGCTGCGCCCGTCCCGCCCCGATCTGCCCGAAACGCTTACGCCCGCAGAGCAGGCGGTGATCGGTGATCATTTTGCCTACCTGCAGCGGCTGCTCGCTGCGGACCAGCTCGTGATCGCCGGCCGCACGCAAGATTACGATCCGCTCGGCCTGTGCATCTTTTATGCCGATTCGCCGGAACAGGCGCAGGAGATCGCGAACAACGACCCGGCCGTCGTCAAAGGCGTGATGACCGTCACGGTGCGCCCGTACGGCATCGCCCTGCTGAAAGGAAGAGACTGA
- the bluB gene encoding 5,6-dimethylbenzimidazole synthase gives MNFTDMQRDAVYEAIHNRRDIRKFLPAPIDEEKIRRILLAGHHAPSVGFMQPWDFILVTAPEVKHQLAEAADKERRALAIHFAAEGRDDKFLAIKVEGLREAPLTVCITCDPTRGGDHVLGRNSIPETDILSVACAIQNMWLAAYAEGIAMGWVSFYKKSDVRRILNIPPHIDATALLSFGYTDEYPDQPILEKSGWAKRQSFENLLHYNSWQNKEKEGSR, from the coding sequence ATGAACTTTACCGACATGCAGCGCGACGCGGTCTATGAAGCGATCCACAACCGCCGCGACATTCGCAAATTCCTGCCCGCCCCGATCGACGAGGAGAAGATCCGCCGCATCCTGCTGGCCGGACATCATGCCCCGTCGGTCGGCTTCATGCAGCCGTGGGACTTCATCCTCGTCACCGCGCCCGAGGTGAAACACCAGCTCGCCGAAGCGGCCGACAAAGAGCGCCGCGCCCTCGCGATCCATTTTGCCGCCGAAGGGCGCGATGACAAGTTTCTCGCGATCAAAGTCGAAGGGCTCCGCGAAGCCCCGCTCACCGTCTGCATCACCTGCGACCCGACGCGAGGCGGCGACCATGTGCTCGGGCGCAATTCGATCCCGGAGACGGACATTCTGTCGGTCGCCTGTGCGATCCAAAACATGTGGCTCGCGGCGTACGCGGAAGGGATCGCCATGGGCTGGGTCTCTTTTTACAAAAAGTCGGACGTGCGCCGCATCCTGAACATCCCGCCGCACATCGACGCGACCGCCCTGCTCTCGTTCGGCTATACTGACGAGTATCCCGACCAGCCAATCTTGGAAAAATCGGGCTGGGCTAAACGCCAAAGCTTCGAGAACCTGCTGCACTACAACTCGTGGCAGAACAAAGAGAAAGAAGGCTCCCGCTAA
- a CDS encoding isocitrate lyase/phosphoenolpyruvate mutase family protein → MNNIQRFHDLHTGSDLLFLGNAWDLLSALALEKAGFPAIGTTSWGIANSLGRQDSEQIRFADNLAVVKQIVEHVKIPVTADLEAGYSEDPQEIVANVLQAAEAGVAGINLEDSWKQEPGLREITAHSALLHNIRTALDQNGYFGFYLNARIDTYLQKPDPLAETILRAQAYAAAGASGVFVPGLQDEDDIRAVAAAVDVPLNLLSLPELTDCQRLQELGVKRLSFGNAFSDKVILYMEACSSALFESRNTALLYR, encoded by the coding sequence ATGAACAACATACAGCGATTTCACGACCTGCATACAGGCAGCGATCTTCTTTTTTTAGGCAACGCTTGGGACTTGCTGTCCGCTTTGGCATTGGAGAAAGCCGGCTTTCCGGCGATCGGGACGACCAGTTGGGGCATCGCGAACAGCCTGGGCCGGCAAGACAGCGAACAGATCCGTTTTGCAGACAATCTTGCTGTCGTCAAACAAATTGTGGAGCATGTGAAAATTCCGGTCACCGCTGACCTCGAAGCCGGCTATTCGGAAGACCCGCAAGAGATCGTCGCCAACGTGCTCCAAGCCGCAGAGGCAGGAGTTGCCGGCATCAATTTAGAAGACTCTTGGAAACAGGAACCGGGGCTGCGCGAGATCACCGCGCACAGTGCCCTTTTGCACAACATCCGCACGGCGCTGGATCAAAACGGCTATTTCGGCTTCTACCTGAACGCCCGGATCGACACCTATTTGCAAAAGCCTGATCCGCTCGCCGAGACGATCCTCCGCGCACAAGCGTATGCGGCAGCCGGAGCGAGCGGGGTCTTCGTGCCCGGCTTGCAGGACGAGGATGACATCCGCGCGGTCGCAGCGGCTGTCGATGTGCCGCTGAATCTGCTTTCGCTGCCGGAGTTGACCGATTGCCAGCGCCTGCAGGAGCTCGGTGTCAAACGCTTGAGCTTCGGCAATGCGTTCTCCGACAAGGTGATCCTGTACATGGAAGCGTGCTCTTCCGCCCTCTTCGAGAGCCGGAACACCGCGCTGCTCTATCGCTAA
- a CDS encoding gamma-glutamylcyclotransferase, with protein sequence MAETVFVYGDFEQAGVRVAEQSWIEGTLWDTGKGYPAASLGTGGQRVYGSLYELEPAELAQWEALAGQRGLSRQTVQAETDRGAVAALAFVQLAEEIPDSFAKIELGDWHVHRKMNSLPLLYFAYASCLDTERFQLAGVDGHFADIAGLGVLHGYALRFTYLAGDGAGRADVVEEGGAVEGKVYRIGQEARDYLWVREGVLTAEYRPAFITVEMNGELHEALTFLVVHKAPADIPPPAHYVTEILRGADGFVTPEYFAFLQKVTGQTGGR encoded by the coding sequence ATGGCAGAGACGGTTTTTGTGTATGGAGACTTCGAGCAGGCGGGCGTGCGCGTTGCGGAGCAGAGCTGGATCGAAGGCACACTGTGGGATACGGGGAAAGGGTACCCGGCAGCCAGCCTCGGTACGGGCGGCCAGCGCGTGTACGGTTCGCTGTATGAGCTGGAGCCAGCGGAGTTGGCGCAGTGGGAGGCGCTGGCCGGGCAGCGCGGACTGTCCCGCCAAACGGTACAGGCGGAGACGGATCGCGGAGCTGTTGCAGCGTTGGCATTTGTCCAGCTAGCGGAGGAGATACCGGACAGTTTTGCAAAAATCGAGCTGGGCGACTGGCACGTGCACCGCAAGATGAACAGCCTGCCTTTGCTGTACTTCGCCTACGCGTCCTGTCTCGATACGGAGCGCTTTCAGTTAGCGGGCGTCGACGGGCACTTTGCGGACATCGCGGGGCTCGGCGTGCTGCACGGGTATGCGCTGCGCTTTACGTACCTCGCCGGAGACGGCGCGGGGCGGGCCGATGTGGTCGAGGAAGGCGGAGCGGTGGAAGGCAAGGTGTATCGGATCGGGCAGGAAGCGCGCGACTATCTCTGGGTGCGGGAAGGCGTGTTGACTGCGGAGTACCGCCCGGCGTTCATCACGGTGGAGATGAACGGCGAGCTGCACGAAGCCTTGACTTTCCTCGTCGTGCACAAGGCGCCGGCCGACATCCCGCCGCCCGCGCATTATGTGACGGAGATTCTGCGCGGGGCGGACGGATTTGTGACGCCGGAGTATTTCGCGTTTTTGCAAAAGGTCACCGGACAGACGGGCGGGAGGTAG
- a CDS encoding DUF1801 domain-containing protein: protein MTPVEQFMQQLNHPLKPEIEAVRQIILRTDSRITEQIKWNAPSFCFQQEDRVTFNLQGKGFFRLIFHCGAKAKQPPLQAPLIEDTTGLLEWAANDRAILKLTSMEDVQAKEEQIAELVRRWIEAAQ, encoded by the coding sequence ATGACGCCCGTTGAACAGTTCATGCAGCAGCTCAACCACCCGCTCAAACCGGAGATCGAAGCGGTGCGGCAGATCATTCTCCGCACCGATTCCCGGATCACCGAACAGATCAAATGGAACGCGCCCAGCTTCTGTTTTCAACAGGAAGACCGGGTCACGTTCAACCTGCAAGGGAAAGGCTTCTTCCGCCTGATCTTCCACTGCGGAGCCAAAGCAAAACAACCGCCGCTTCAAGCACCGTTGATCGAAGACACCACCGGGCTGCTCGAATGGGCTGCGAACGACCGCGCGATCTTGAAATTGACCAGCATGGAGGACGTGCAGGCCAAGGAAGAGCAGATCGCTGAACTGGTAAGGAGATGGATCGAAGCGGCACAATAA
- a CDS encoding MerR family transcriptional regulator, giving the protein MYNIKSVAQLLNMPAVTIRAWERRYQVVNPVRSESGHRLYSEQDIEDLRWLKVQTEEKGVNISQAVKMLEQIRADRALEAEQPKLNLPVDEPVQNAEQLRNLLYEACLSFDLEKVTELINMGFAMFHFEKMFHHVLAPLLQQIGDDWERGVVSVAQEHFTSNIILQRFHQFFQIFQTSPRLPKVLACCPQGEQHQIGLLLFMLFLRRNNTEVIYLGSDTPLEGLELVIEKNGIRVLALSLTDSRLLPDTEVLLDRLTARFPHLRVVLGGSGFQDVAERWQPMRLDGGMDEWTKWFRRELAAE; this is encoded by the coding sequence ATGTACAACATCAAGTCGGTCGCCCAACTGCTCAACATGCCGGCGGTGACGATTCGAGCGTGGGAGCGCCGGTATCAGGTGGTCAACCCGGTGCGCTCCGAGTCGGGACACCGATTGTACAGCGAGCAGGACATCGAAGATCTCCGCTGGCTGAAAGTCCAGACGGAGGAAAAAGGCGTCAACATCTCGCAAGCGGTCAAAATGCTGGAGCAGATCCGCGCCGACCGCGCACTGGAAGCTGAACAGCCAAAACTGAATTTGCCTGTGGATGAACCCGTACAAAACGCAGAACAATTGCGCAATTTGTTATATGAAGCATGCTTGTCCTTTGATTTGGAAAAAGTAACCGAGCTGATCAACATGGGATTTGCCATGTTCCATTTTGAAAAAATGTTTCATCACGTGCTCGCCCCGCTCCTGCAGCAGATCGGCGATGACTGGGAGCGCGGCGTGGTCAGCGTCGCCCAGGAGCATTTTACGAGCAACATCATCTTGCAGCGCTTCCATCAGTTTTTCCAAATCTTTCAGACCAGCCCGCGCCTGCCGAAAGTGCTGGCCTGCTGCCCGCAGGGGGAGCAGCATCAGATTGGGCTCCTGCTGTTCATGCTGTTTTTGCGCCGCAACAACACCGAAGTGATCTACCTCGGCTCGGATACCCCGCTTGAAGGCTTGGAACTCGTCATCGAAAAGAACGGGATTCGCGTGCTGGCTCTGTCGCTGACCGATTCGCGCCTGCTGCCCGACACGGAAGTGCTGCTCGACCGGCTGACGGCGCGCTTTCCGCACCTGCGAGTCGTGCTTGGCGGCTCCGGTTTTCAAGACGTGGCGGAACGCTGGCAGCCGATGCGGCTGGACGGCGGAATGGACGAGTGGACGAAGTGGTTCCGCCGCGAGTTGGCGGCGGAGTGA
- a CDS encoding DUF1722 domain-containing protein has translation MEMMSQELEQLIQERRERLLLELQVLELAVTDGQQLETLWHKMKFVVLEGDPSGYFRIRTLLNSHRAGAISFAIAKQNVFRIYVDAMRSELLPSNMVNLLTHIWGYLKKHVDEADRAVPIAMLARLSAGDHSVVKPLYDLFAELHLKIGKENLLDPSLRNVV, from the coding sequence ATGGAAATGATGAGCCAAGAACTGGAGCAGTTGATCCAAGAGCGCCGCGAACGCCTGTTGCTCGAACTGCAGGTGCTCGAACTGGCCGTGACCGACGGGCAGCAGTTGGAGACCTTGTGGCACAAGATGAAATTTGTCGTGCTCGAAGGCGACCCGAGCGGGTACTTTCGCATCCGCACGCTGCTTAACAGCCACCGCGCCGGCGCGATCTCGTTTGCGATCGCCAAGCAAAACGTCTTTCGCATCTATGTTGACGCCATGCGCTCCGAACTGCTGCCGTCAAACATGGTCAACCTGCTGACCCACATTTGGGGCTACCTGAAAAAGCATGTCGACGAAGCGGACCGCGCCGTGCCGATCGCCATGCTGGCGCGATTGTCTGCCGGCGATCACAGCGTGGTCAAACCCTTGTACGATCTGTTTGCCGAACTGCATCTGAAGATCGGGAAAGAAAATCTGCTCGATCCGTCGTTAAGAAACGTCGTTTGA
- a CDS encoding DUF6530 family protein gives MPIPTTLKHKPVVVAEDYQRVDGRYAPVSDAKGLSVGLAQWNDRGKVEISAKVWRHTSGKWSRQSEELPLHRVLDLAILVCRTMQHFREAYRYEHLYDPQNPVIDRVGLQGAAMTVEVCTDNERIREDIKLFSQALSEDDELNGERLRMLSSILKEMGY, from the coding sequence ATGCCGATCCCGACCACGCTCAAGCATAAGCCGGTCGTGGTCGCGGAGGACTATCAACGAGTGGACGGGCGCTATGCACCGGTGTCGGATGCCAAGGGTCTGTCGGTCGGTTTGGCGCAGTGGAATGACCGCGGCAAGGTGGAGATCTCGGCCAAAGTCTGGCGGCACACCAGCGGAAAATGGTCCCGGCAGTCGGAGGAGTTGCCCTTGCATCGCGTGCTGGATCTGGCGATTCTGGTCTGCCGAACGATGCAGCATTTCCGCGAGGCGTATCGCTATGAACACCTGTATGATCCCCAAAATCCGGTCATCGACCGCGTGGGTCTGCAAGGCGCAGCGATGACGGTGGAAGTCTGCACCGACAACGAGCGGATTCGGGAAGACATCAAGCTGTTCAGCCAGGCGCTCAGCGAAGATGATGAGTTGAACGGGGAGCGTTTGCGCATGCTGTCGAGCATTTTGAAAGAGATGGGTTACTAA
- a CDS encoding collagen-like protein, protein MSKRKKKRYDAAFEYRVFPAMYGYDPRFFPGGTSGFPGTPGGFPGTPGGFPGTPGGFPGTPGGFPGTPGGFPGSPGGVPGGPAMAPTTPPPNFVPQKPVTAAGFPQQLAVSAPSLRPCLYRFTYVWLRGGGSFWFYPVFLDRRTVAGFRWNGFSWSYLGLNLNRIEYFQCT, encoded by the coding sequence ATGTCTAAGCGTAAGAAAAAACGCTATGACGCAGCGTTTGAATACAGAGTATTCCCTGCTATGTATGGGTACGATCCGCGATTCTTCCCGGGTGGCACATCAGGTTTCCCGGGCACTCCGGGCGGTTTTCCGGGCACTCCGGGCGGTTTCCCCGGCACTCCAGGCGGTTTCCCCGGCACTCCGGGAGGTTTCCCCGGCACTCCAGGCGGCTTTCCGGGCAGTCCCGGCGGTGTGCCCGGTGGTCCTGCCATGGCTCCGACCACGCCGCCGCCGAACTTTGTGCCGCAAAAGCCGGTGACGGCAGCGGGCTTCCCGCAGCAGTTGGCGGTCAGCGCACCGTCGCTGCGCCCGTGCCTGTACCGCTTTACGTACGTCTGGCTGCGTGGCGGCGGCTCGTTCTGGTTCTACCCGGTCTTCCTCGACCGCCGCACGGTCGCCGGATTCCGCTGGAACGGATTCAGCTGGTCCTATCTCGGTCTCAATCTGAACCGCATCGAATACTTCCAATGCACATAA
- a CDS encoding Ada metal-binding domain-containing protein: MKTLSLSFAEMWEKIIACDSRYDGLFFTAVKTTRIFCRPSCKARKPKPENVQFYYTVPDVEAAGYRPCKRCQPTRDQTPQMALITSAMAFLVDHYKQKLVLQDIAAHVGASPYYLERLFKRLTSETPRAYLEKYRVDKAAFLIATTGLTNLEICYEVGFQSPSNFYKVFRRIKHCSPSEYRKEHRVP, from the coding sequence ATGAAAACGCTCAGCTTGTCCTTTGCAGAGATGTGGGAGAAGATCATCGCGTGTGACAGCCGCTATGACGGCCTGTTCTTTACAGCTGTGAAAACGACCAGGATCTTTTGCCGCCCTTCCTGCAAAGCCCGCAAACCCAAACCGGAAAACGTGCAGTTTTACTACACCGTGCCCGACGTCGAAGCAGCCGGGTACCGCCCCTGCAAACGCTGCCAGCCGACCCGCGACCAGACCCCGCAGATGGCGCTGATCACCAGCGCCATGGCCTTTCTGGTCGATCACTACAAACAAAAGCTGGTCCTGCAGGACATCGCAGCACATGTCGGAGCCAGTCCCTACTATCTGGAGCGGCTGTTCAAACGGCTGACTTCCGAAACGCCCCGCGCCTATTTGGAAAAATACCGCGTGGACAAAGCGGCCTTCCTGATCGCCACCACCGGCCTCACCAATCTGGAAATCTGCTACGAAGTCGGCTTCCAGAGCCCGTCCAACTTTTACAAAGTCTTTCGCCGGATCAAGCACTGCTCGCCCAGCGAATACCGAAAGGAGCATCGCGTGCCATGA
- a CDS encoding GNAT family N-acetyltransferase, with protein MNVEVKKLTPDLAESFLHFFDHVAFQDNERWASCYCYFYRREWADGEWDGRSAEENREAAVQWIKANGLNGYLAFADGEPVGWCHANDAQNVVKSADVMREPEAKTGVFVCFIVAPDQRGKGIATALLRAACAGFKAEGYQYVEGYPNKRGETVQDHYHGPFSMYEENGFEVAEDCEDRVVMRKTL; from the coding sequence TTGAACGTTGAGGTAAAGAAGCTGACTCCTGATCTGGCGGAGTCGTTTTTGCACTTTTTTGATCATGTGGCGTTTCAGGACAATGAGCGCTGGGCGTCCTGCTACTGCTATTTTTACCGCCGTGAGTGGGCGGACGGGGAATGGGACGGGCGCAGCGCCGAGGAAAATCGGGAAGCTGCCGTACAGTGGATCAAGGCCAACGGGCTGAACGGCTATCTGGCCTTCGCCGACGGCGAACCGGTCGGGTGGTGCCATGCCAACGATGCGCAAAACGTGGTCAAAAGCGCGGATGTCATGCGGGAGCCCGAGGCGAAGACGGGCGTGTTTGTCTGTTTCATCGTCGCACCGGACCAGCGCGGGAAAGGCATCGCCACGGCGCTTTTGCGCGCGGCGTGTGCAGGTTTTAAGGCGGAAGGCTATCAATATGTCGAAGGCTATCCGAACAAGCGGGGCGAGACGGTGCAGGATCATTACCACGGCCCCTTTTCGATGTATGAGGAAAATGGTTTTGAAGTGGCAGAAGATTGCGAAGACCGCGTTGTAATGCGGAAAACACTGTAA
- a CDS encoding MBL fold metallo-hydrolase: protein MQENRYLQQLANLNPIASVHEVLPDLVMLRTAIANVCLVGEPGRADWVLVDAGVHFFGGRIAETAEELFRRPPQAIVLTHGHFDHVGSLQELIERWDVPVYAHELELPYLTGQDNYVEPDPTVGGGLMARMSFLYPNEGIDLGDRVQALPADHSVPGMPGWQWVHTPGHTVGHVSLFREQDRALIAGDAFITTRQESALAVILQELDVHGPPAYFTPDWAAAWDSVQRLAALKPQYAVTGHGLPLAGAQLQQGLEKLAREFDTLAIPKHGRYVQ from the coding sequence ATGCAGGAAAATCGGTACTTGCAGCAGTTAGCCAATCTCAATCCGATCGCGTCGGTGCATGAAGTGCTGCCCGATCTGGTGATGCTGCGCACGGCGATTGCCAACGTCTGTCTGGTCGGGGAGCCGGGCCGGGCAGATTGGGTGCTGGTCGACGCCGGGGTGCATTTTTTCGGAGGGCGGATCGCCGAGACGGCCGAAGAGCTGTTTCGGAGACCGCCGCAAGCGATCGTGTTGACCCACGGGCATTTCGATCATGTCGGGTCGCTTCAAGAGCTGATCGAGCGCTGGGATGTGCCGGTCTACGCGCATGAGCTAGAACTGCCGTATTTGACCGGGCAGGACAACTATGTTGAGCCCGACCCGACGGTCGGCGGCGGGCTGATGGCGCGGATGTCGTTTCTGTACCCGAACGAAGGCATCGACTTGGGGGATCGCGTGCAGGCATTGCCCGCCGATCACAGCGTGCCGGGCATGCCGGGCTGGCAGTGGGTCCACACGCCGGGACACACGGTCGGCCACGTCTCGTTGTTCCGTGAGCAGGACCGGGCGCTGATCGCCGGCGACGCGTTCATCACCACCCGGCAGGAGTCGGCGCTGGCGGTGATCTTGCAGGAGCTGGACGTGCACGGGCCGCCCGCGTATTTTACCCCGGACTGGGCGGCGGCGTGGGACTCGGTGCAGCGGCTGGCGGCGCTTAAGCCGCAGTATGCCGTGACCGGGCACGGACTGCCGCTGGCAGGTGCGCAACTGCAGCAGGGCTTGGAAAAACTGGCCCGGGAGTTCGACACGCTGGCGATTCCGAAGCACGGACGGTATGTGCAGTAA
- a CDS encoding PH domain-containing protein: protein MRYPSKKGPFIYLFFGGTLLFLLVVAGIAILDREWPAIVIVVATMALILWLFNTYYEFRENELYIKGGPFRWRIPYQQIRSVRKTRSIISGPALSLDRMEIRSTYDSVLISPEREAEFLAELKKRSPQLRTE, encoded by the coding sequence ATGAGATATCCCAGTAAAAAAGGACCATTTATCTATCTGTTCTTCGGCGGAACGCTGCTGTTCCTGCTGGTCGTGGCCGGCATTGCGATCCTCGACCGCGAGTGGCCGGCCATCGTGATCGTAGTGGCGACGATGGCGCTCATACTCTGGCTCTTTAACACCTATTATGAATTCCGTGAAAACGAGCTGTACATCAAAGGCGGCCCCTTCCGCTGGCGGATTCCGTACCAGCAGATCCGGTCGGTGCGTAAGACGAGAAGCATCATCTCCGGCCCGGCCTTGTCGCTCGACCGGATGGAGATCCGCTCCACTTACGACTCGGTGCTGATCTCGCCGGAGCGGGAGGCGGAGTTTCTCGCCGAGCTGAAGAAGCGCAGCCCGCAGCTGCGAACCGAATAG
- a CDS encoding MFS transporter yields the protein MFANRYVRTVVLSRVLLQLGIWIRNFAILLYITDVTQNDAFYVSMISVVEYAPIFLFAIIAGTFADRWQPKRTMVWSDLLSAVSVAVVLLVLQQGVWLALLLGTFVSASLSQFSQPSATKLFKMNVPAEQLQGVMAMFQSLIAIFMVIGPVIGTFLYLEYGIETSLLLTCLLFVGSGVILMFLPRDVEERQGQARAGFLAEMAEGIRYIGRNRALRALGATFSVSGLAAGLITPLLLFVTMEKLGQDKQFLQWLMMANGAAMLVGGALIMTFARKVKPQALLMTGLLVSAVCTIGAGTSTLLPLSFALQIIGGLVYPCIQVGIQTLLMQNTEAAMMGRVGGAITPIFMGMMVLGMSFAGYLKDLISLEAVYAISASLLVIGAMLLVPLLQARPTE from the coding sequence ATGTTTGCCAATCGGTATGTTCGTACGGTCGTGTTATCCAGAGTGCTGCTGCAGCTCGGGATATGGATAAGGAATTTTGCCATTTTGCTGTATATCACCGATGTGACGCAGAACGATGCGTTTTATGTTTCGATGATCTCGGTCGTGGAATACGCGCCGATCTTCCTGTTTGCGATCATCGCCGGCACGTTTGCCGACCGCTGGCAGCCGAAGCGAACGATGGTCTGGAGCGACCTGCTGTCGGCCGTTTCGGTGGCGGTGGTGCTGCTCGTGCTGCAGCAGGGGGTTTGGCTGGCGCTGCTCTTGGGTACGTTCGTCTCAGCGAGCCTGTCCCAATTTTCCCAGCCGTCGGCGACCAAGCTGTTCAAAATGAATGTGCCGGCAGAGCAGTTGCAAGGCGTGATGGCGATGTTTCAGTCGTTGATCGCGATCTTTATGGTGATCGGGCCGGTCATCGGGACGTTTCTGTATCTGGAGTATGGCATTGAGACGTCGCTTCTCTTGACCTGTCTGTTGTTCGTGGGCTCGGGCGTGATCTTGATGTTCCTGCCGCGCGACGTGGAGGAGCGGCAGGGGCAGGCGAGGGCGGGCTTTTTGGCCGAGATGGCGGAAGGCATTCGCTACATCGGCCGGAACCGCGCGCTGCGGGCGCTCGGCGCCACGTTTTCGGTGTCCGGGCTGGCGGCCGGGCTGATCACGCCGCTCTTGCTGTTCGTGACGATGGAGAAGCTCGGGCAGGATAAGCAGTTCCTGCAATGGCTGATGATGGCCAACGGAGCTGCCATGCTGGTCGGCGGCGCGCTGATCATGACCTTCGCGCGCAAGGTCAAGCCGCAAGCGCTGCTGATGACCGGACTGCTGGTCAGCGCGGTCTGCACGATCGGAGCGGGGACTTCCACGCTCCTGCCGCTGAGCTTTGCGTTGCAGATCATCGGCGGCTTGGTGTACCCGTGCATCCAAGTCGGCATCCAGACCCTGCTCATGCAAAATACCGAAGCCGCCATGATGGGCCGCGTCGGCGGTGCGATCACCCCGATCTTCATGGGCATGATGGTGCTCGGGATGTCGTTTGCCGGGTATTTGAAAGATCTGATTTCGTTGGAAGCGGTCTATGCGATCAGCGCCAGCCTGCTGGTGATCGGGGCGATGCTGCTGGTGCCGCTGTTACAAGCGCGGCCGACTGAATAA
- a CDS encoding NAD(P)/FAD-dependent oxidoreductase, protein MNVRDVIVVGAGFGGLSAGALLAKRGLDVLLLESSNELGGCAGKFDRGGYRFAVGATLGMGFEAGGTLAELYQELGLPLPQMKLLPIIMDVHLPDLDIRYYQAKVRWYEELERQFPQEHQQMILFYEELIAVAEQFQKIIARKPMFPPVDWRGYKQVLGMANLENAKLMPYMLQTVQDRLKKYGLAEHRQFVAFLNGQLIDAVQTTVAGCPAFLGYIALNVFHRGAFYIYGGLATVAEDLAGSIRTHGGTVQLRSRVQQIAKRGDGWEVTTAKGQRYHAKQVVLNNSIHNLHGLFDADLGRKLRVREDEERSRPAWGAYALYLGCRDVFASEALFHQFIEQYEAPLTEGNQFLVSLSATDDRLRAAEGKRALTISTHTALDRWWERSRYDELKASYTERIMTSLERKFPQVRAAVDMSLPATPVTFQRYVLRERGKVGGYIPSGKFSWMSSYSPLSGLEGMWLCGDTVFPGAGTLGTALSGWIVADRISR, encoded by the coding sequence ATGAACGTGCGCGATGTGATCGTCGTCGGAGCCGGATTCGGCGGCTTGTCGGCCGGCGCCTTGCTCGCCAAGCGAGGGCTGGATGTGCTGCTGCTGGAGAGCTCGAACGAACTCGGCGGCTGCGCGGGGAAATTCGACCGCGGCGGCTACCGCTTTGCCGTCGGGGCGACGCTTGGGATGGGATTTGAAGCAGGAGGCACGCTGGCGGAGCTGTATCAGGAGCTCGGGCTGCCCTTGCCGCAGATGAAGCTGCTGCCGATCATCATGGATGTGCACCTGCCCGACCTCGACATTCGCTACTATCAGGCGAAAGTCCGCTGGTACGAGGAATTGGAGCGCCAGTTCCCGCAGGAGCATCAGCAGATGATCCTCTTTTACGAAGAGCTGATTGCGGTCGCGGAGCAGTTTCAAAAGATCATCGCCCGCAAACCGATGTTCCCGCCGGTCGACTGGCGGGGCTACAAACAAGTGCTCGGCATGGCCAATCTGGAAAATGCCAAGCTCATGCCCTACATGCTCCAGACGGTACAGGACCGCTTGAAAAAATACGGCTTGGCGGAGCACCGGCAGTTTGTCGCCTTTTTGAACGGCCAGCTGATCGATGCGGTGCAGACGACCGTTGCAGGCTGCCCGGCGTTTCTCGGCTACATCGCGCTGAACGTGTTTCACCGCGGTGCGTTTTACATCTACGGGGGCTTGGCGACGGTGGCGGAAGACCTCGCCGGATCGATCCGCACACATGGTGGCACCGTGCAGTTGCGCAGCCGCGTGCAGCAGATCGCCAAGCGCGGCGATGGATGGGAAGTGACGACCGCCAAGGGGCAGCGCTATCACGCGAAACAAGTCGTGCTGAACAACTCGATCCACAACCTGCACGGCCTGTTTGACGCCGATCTTGGGCGCAAACTGCGCGTGCGTGAAGATGAGGAAAGATCCCGCCCTGCCTGGGGCGCGTACGCCCTCTATCTCGGCTGCAGAGACGTGTTTGCTTCGGAGGCGCTGTTTCATCAGTTTATCGAACAGTATGAGGCACCGCTGACCGAAGGCAATCAGTTTCTCGTCTCGCTGTCAGCAACGGACGACCGGCTGCGGGCGGCGGAGGGCAAGCGGGCGCTGACGATCTCCACGCACACCGCGCTCGACCGCTGGTGGGAGCGCAGCAGGTACGACGAGCTGAAAGCGTCATACACCGAGCGGATCATGACCTCGCTGGAGCGCAAGTTTCCGCAGGTGCGCGCGGCGGTGGATATGAGCCTGCCTGCGACACCGGTGACGTTCCAGCGCTATGTGCTCCGCGAGCGGGGCAAAGTCGGCGGGTACATTCCGTCTGGCAAATTCAGCTGGATGAGCTCCTATTCGCCGCTGTCGGGACTGGAAGGCATGTGGCTGTGCGGGGACACGGTGTTTCCGGGTGCAGGAACGCTTGGCACCGCCCTGTCCGGCTGGATTGTGGCAGACCGCATCAGCCGCTAA